The Elusimicrobiota bacterium genome includes a window with the following:
- a CDS encoding FecR family protein — protein sequence MRYTKIFGVILAGIMFTLFCSPLYCARDNTPKLAAIVIKTFGKVEYREYDKNKWGTLTESTLLNQGDTIKTGKQSKVMLSFINGIDVKLGESSEMSIDLTKFGHITEGNSVSLTSGRAWMKLSRKQTGFEIHTPLVKVTLTGAEIETLVSPKGKTEVLVFYGKVELQNEHGKQELNRDMQSQVVKGKPPSVPQPVVVEQKRKWYDDDKAESQLMLLNVKPDLYVNESVLLSVQAMTLAGSIDKTYTDKVFVTVIPDKCKFSTDDGLTWKDSLALALYKGQAQFLVKPIEEGKYSVSVAGKDLRSDSAVIKPWYPPIKELLMKIRKQDGTEKEVKLRFSR from the coding sequence ATGAGATACACAAAAATATTTGGGGTGATTCTTGCCGGTATAATGTTTACCCTGTTTTGTTCACCATTGTATTGTGCACGGGATAATACGCCTAAACTCGCAGCGATAGTAATTAAAACGTTTGGGAAAGTTGAGTACAGAGAGTATGATAAAAACAAGTGGGGTACGCTTACAGAATCAACGTTGCTCAACCAGGGTGATACCATAAAAACCGGTAAGCAGTCAAAGGTTATGCTTTCTTTTATTAACGGTATAGATGTTAAGTTAGGTGAGAGTTCTGAGATGAGTATTGATCTCACTAAATTCGGGCATATAACGGAAGGTAATTCCGTGAGTTTAACATCAGGCCGTGCGTGGATGAAGTTGTCAAGGAAACAAACAGGGTTTGAGATTCATACTCCTCTGGTGAAGGTTACTCTTACCGGTGCGGAGATTGAAACACTGGTTAGTCCCAAAGGTAAAACTGAAGTACTGGTGTTTTATGGTAAGGTTGAACTACAGAATGAACATGGGAAACAGGAACTCAACCGTGATATGCAAAGCCAGGTGGTGAAGGGTAAGCCGCCGTCTGTCCCGCAACCGGTTGTGGTTGAACAAAAACGTAAGTGGTATGACGATGATAAGGCTGAAAGCCAGCTTATGTTGTTAAACGTAAAGCCGGATCTTTACGTTAATGAATCGGTATTGTTGTCAGTCCAGGCGATGACACTCGCGGGGAGTATTGACAAAACTTATACTGATAAAGTATTTGTCACTGTTATCCCGGATAAGTGTAAATTCTCAACGGATGACGGGTTAACATGGAAGGATAGTTTGGCGCTTGCTTTGTATAAAGGACAGGCACAGTTTTTGGTTAAGCCCATAGAAGAAGGGAAGTATAGCGTTAGTGTTGCGGGTAAAGATTTGCGTAGTGATAGTGCGGTGATTAAACCGTGGTATCCCCCTATAAAAGAGTTGTTAATGAAGATACGGAAACAGGATGGTACAGAAAAAGAGGTTAAGTTGAGGTTCTCAAGGTGA
- a CDS encoding carboxypeptidase regulatory-like domain-containing protein: MKKIIFLLTLTLLFTAGMAVDVSAVVELGNVQTKDSAGLVRTYFSTAEKVTFSVETNNTMGASGMVTITYAVYDPVGTRVLYNTGAIPGTAGTGGVALRNVPIKQFFSSQGYYTLKVEAKDSSSFVLITKKEVKFKVFSPFVTLVYPVDNTTEIADQPLSFRWVSNGASKYRIVIDDNAGFYHPLINVELNGTVYTYNEKKVEDFRRLLSGKKYYWKVEGLDNDGKVITTSPAVYTFSIKSEVKNVIAHNVGITGFRLEEKLSVENKIVLHAMLVNNGNQVEHSIRVKCFVNGIDPDVDETVESVLPGKTADVMFTMDPSLLKVTRSLVLTLKHELVDDHPEDNIYISRVNLSPNYFRAGIIGRVTLAGTTTGIAGVFISCSGNAAGKTVTSNGGVYRIEDLPLGSYVITAQKQGYTKSFSKEVELSKPGVMEDAEFELKEIFIVPSSSTKSGVFVPASKEPIPQDLAGQKYWRNFVGSIVSQPVMEQLSGYILENIDGVSWLEFEDLARDIQRGKVAVIDTGLKVIK, encoded by the coding sequence ATGAAGAAAATTATTTTTTTACTTACATTAACTTTGTTGTTTACCGCTGGTATGGCTGTGGACGTATCGGCTGTAGTTGAACTTGGTAATGTACAAACTAAGGATTCTGCGGGACTGGTACGCACATACTTTTCTACCGCCGAGAAAGTTACGTTTAGTGTTGAGACTAATAACACTATGGGTGCCAGCGGGATGGTTACCATAACCTATGCTGTATACGACCCGGTAGGGACAAGGGTGTTGTATAACACCGGTGCTATCCCGGGTACTGCGGGTACCGGCGGGGTGGCATTACGTAATGTGCCGATAAAACAGTTTTTTTCGTCACAGGGGTATTACACACTAAAAGTTGAAGCTAAGGATTCGAGTAGTTTTGTGCTTATCACGAAGAAGGAAGTTAAGTTTAAAGTTTTCTCCCCGTTTGTTACCCTTGTTTATCCTGTTGATAATACTACCGAGATTGCCGATCAGCCGTTGAGTTTCAGGTGGGTAAGTAACGGTGCGAGTAAGTACAGGATTGTTATCGACGATAATGCTGGTTTTTATCATCCGCTAATCAATGTTGAGCTAAATGGTACTGTGTATACGTATAACGAAAAAAAGGTGGAGGATTTCAGGAGGTTATTATCCGGGAAAAAGTATTATTGGAAAGTAGAAGGCTTAGATAATGACGGGAAGGTTATCACAACCTCACCCGCAGTGTATACGTTTAGTATTAAAAGTGAAGTAAAAAATGTTATTGCTCATAATGTTGGGATCACAGGGTTTCGGTTAGAGGAAAAGTTGTCAGTAGAGAATAAAATTGTATTACACGCTATGTTGGTTAATAACGGGAATCAGGTTGAGCATAGTATTAGGGTTAAGTGTTTCGTTAACGGGATAGATCCTGATGTGGATGAGACTGTGGAGTCTGTATTACCCGGGAAAACTGCGGATGTTATGTTTACCATGGACCCTTCATTGTTAAAGGTTACCCGGTCGTTGGTGTTAACCCTGAAACATGAACTCGTGGATGATCATCCTGAAGATAATATCTATATTAGCCGCGTGAATCTGTCACCAAACTATTTCCGTGCGGGGATAATCGGGAGGGTAACTCTTGCCGGTACAACCACAGGGATTGCCGGGGTATTTATTTCCTGTAGCGGTAATGCTGCAGGGAAAACGGTTACTTCAAACGGCGGGGTGTATCGCATTGAGGATTTACCCTTAGGGAGTTATGTTATCACCGCGCAAAAACAGGGGTATACCAAGAGTTTCTCAAAAGAGGTTGAGTTATCAAAACCAGGGGTGATGGAGGACGCGGAATTTGAGTTAAAAGAAATCTTTATTGTTCCAAGTAGTTCCACAAAAAGCGGTGTCTTCGTTCCCGCTAGTAAAGAACCTATCCCACAAGACCTTGCCGGGCAAAAGTATTGGCGGAATTTTGTTGGTTCAATTGTTTCTCAACCCGTGATGGAACAGTTATCGGGGTACATACTCGAAAATATAGACGGTGTTTCCTGGTTGGAGTTTGAGGATTTAGCGAGGGATATTCAGCGCGGTAAAGTTGCGGTTATTGATACCGGCCTTAAGGTTATTAAATGA
- a CDS encoding FG-GAP-like repeat-containing protein, translated as MANVLAAFFVLIIFFVSPVYSITDIDDGTDVIPPGQVAGVIASAKMQVVLTWASPGDDGSENNVTTGMWKVVYTTVSVNIPDECAYNLTISTDWVSGIKCSVSLTGLQPRATYYFWVKARDEDDNWSVWSATAVCIAGSYKELITLIPQVKNGTVAWCDYDGDKELDLAIAGEDGNKVIAKIFRNDNSEFIDIEAPLDGVKNCALAWADCNTDGKMDLVLAGNTGTQSVVKLYLQLETNVFTEQSTVFTAVKNCALSFADIDNDGDPDLLLAGESVAGNVTKIYRNDITGFVEVNSQITGVRNCTTAFGDYDDDGDPDLVISGESEPGFSIMKLYKNEASTFTEQGVTLRGISNGKVCWVDYDIDGKLDILMTGGDSTNNAQTKLYRNTGNGFVDTVISIPGFTNSSLSTGDYDGDGDNDILVAGWSPSGGGIVTKLYKNENGVFTEVITGMPGVYFCSAQFMDFDHDGDLDISLLGQGADDKGNTRVFLSYEKEFGNIPLLISPRNCAGSAVVANSVYGITWGWDDTVVNENGYRVLTEDNVVIKTLKQNSTSYTDTNLVPNTVYTRRIAAFNDFESSGTLVRCYTLTRAPSLLTALEVEPAYVSLTWTPGVGGNSFYGIEKSVDGITYDTVVGFADKLAENRFIDTGVLKNTTYHYKVSGYNGDGVSTTCAAGITLKTRMVGSAQIAGKIVQADGSPLTGIVIQAVREDNSKYEVFTSTDGMYVFSQLPKTVYRIICTWTADDVTAEAYKDGVSAGSADTDFMVEIKYSLATIKGSIGYAQASLSSSYVELIQKNKVIACIKTDSSGKFSINNLLPGTYYIKSFNGVLHSQPQKVRLTEGRVEVVEFVYGLLPANEVYAYPNPAKDGVLVLRFKTGSTDFSGDAKIYAITGELERMISVSDFINDSSNPGVYTYSWDQKNTYGSKVASGVYIYQLKLIDKKSGQESKTKEKVAVIR; from the coding sequence ATGGCTAATGTATTAGCGGCGTTTTTTGTTTTAATAATATTCTTTGTCTCACCGGTTTACTCTATCACTGATATAGATGATGGTACAGATGTTATCCCTCCAGGGCAGGTTGCCGGCGTAATTGCTTCTGCAAAAATGCAGGTAGTATTAACCTGGGCTTCACCGGGGGATGATGGTTCTGAGAACAATGTTACTACCGGCATGTGGAAAGTGGTGTACACTACTGTAAGCGTTAATATTCCCGATGAGTGTGCATATAATCTGACAATTTCAACTGATTGGGTAAGCGGGATAAAGTGTTCTGTATCACTAACAGGCTTGCAGCCAAGAGCGACATACTATTTCTGGGTAAAGGCAAGGGATGAAGATGATAATTGGTCTGTATGGTCCGCAACAGCGGTATGTATTGCCGGTTCCTATAAAGAGTTAATAACTCTTATACCGCAAGTGAAGAACGGTACTGTTGCGTGGTGTGATTATGACGGGGATAAAGAACTTGATCTCGCAATCGCGGGTGAGGATGGAAACAAAGTTATTGCAAAAATATTTCGTAATGATAATAGCGAGTTTATTGATATTGAAGCGCCGCTGGACGGTGTAAAGAACTGTGCGCTTGCCTGGGCTGACTGTAACACTGACGGTAAAATGGATCTTGTACTTGCAGGGAATACCGGTACTCAAAGTGTTGTTAAGCTGTACCTCCAGTTAGAAACTAATGTATTTACTGAACAAAGTACGGTATTTACTGCAGTAAAAAATTGTGCTTTATCCTTTGCGGATATTGATAACGACGGGGATCCTGACCTCCTGCTTGCAGGGGAGTCAGTTGCCGGGAATGTAACAAAAATATATCGTAATGATATCACAGGTTTTGTTGAGGTTAATTCTCAGATTACTGGAGTACGGAATTGTACCACAGCGTTTGGGGATTATGATGACGATGGTGATCCTGACCTCGTGATTTCCGGGGAGTCTGAACCTGGGTTCAGTATTATGAAACTCTATAAAAACGAAGCGAGTACGTTTACGGAACAAGGGGTTACTTTACGGGGAATCTCGAACGGTAAGGTGTGCTGGGTGGATTATGATATCGACGGTAAGCTTGACATCCTGATGACCGGGGGGGATAGTACTAATAATGCTCAAACAAAACTGTACCGTAATACCGGGAATGGTTTTGTTGATACAGTAATTAGTATTCCCGGGTTCACCAATAGTTCTCTTAGTACCGGTGATTATGACGGGGATGGGGATAATGATATCCTAGTTGCCGGGTGGTCACCCTCAGGCGGAGGGATTGTAACGAAGTTATACAAAAATGAAAACGGTGTGTTTACTGAAGTAATAACCGGTATGCCGGGTGTGTATTTCTGTTCAGCGCAGTTTATGGATTTCGATCATGACGGTGACCTCGATATCTCATTACTGGGCCAGGGTGCTGATGACAAGGGTAATACCCGCGTGTTTTTATCATATGAAAAAGAGTTTGGGAATATACCGTTATTAATTTCACCGCGTAACTGCGCGGGGAGTGCGGTTGTGGCAAACAGTGTATACGGTATTACCTGGGGATGGGATGATACTGTAGTTAATGAAAACGGGTACCGGGTGCTCACAGAAGATAATGTTGTCATCAAAACGTTGAAACAAAACTCTACTTCATACACAGATACAAATCTTGTACCCAATACCGTGTATACCCGCCGGATTGCTGCGTTTAATGATTTTGAATCAAGCGGGACATTAGTTAGGTGTTATACGTTAACCCGTGCGCCAAGTTTATTAACGGCATTAGAAGTAGAACCTGCATACGTGAGTCTAACCTGGACCCCGGGGGTTGGGGGGAATAGTTTTTATGGTATAGAAAAATCGGTGGATGGTATTACTTACGATACAGTAGTCGGGTTTGCGGATAAGTTAGCAGAGAATAGGTTTATTGATACCGGTGTACTCAAAAATACTACGTATCACTACAAAGTTTCTGGGTATAACGGTGACGGGGTGAGTACTACCTGTGCTGCCGGGATTACGCTTAAAACACGGATGGTGGGGTCAGCACAGATTGCGGGTAAAATAGTGCAGGCTGATGGTAGTCCGTTAACCGGGATTGTTATCCAGGCAGTCCGTGAGGATAATAGTAAGTACGAGGTTTTTACGTCAACTGACGGGATGTATGTATTTTCGCAACTGCCAAAAACTGTGTATCGTATTATCTGTACCTGGACCGCGGATGATGTTACTGCGGAAGCGTATAAAGACGGGGTTTCAGCGGGTAGTGCTGATACTGATTTTATGGTTGAGATTAAGTATTCATTAGCCACTATTAAGGGTAGTATAGGTTATGCTCAGGCTTCCCTCTCTTCATCGTATGTTGAACTTATTCAAAAGAATAAGGTTATTGCGTGTATAAAAACAGATTCCAGCGGGAAGTTTAGTATCAATAACCTTCTCCCGGGGACGTATTACATAAAAAGTTTTAATGGCGTGTTACACTCTCAACCGCAGAAGGTGAGATTAACTGAAGGCCGGGTTGAAGTCGTTGAGTTTGTGTATGGCCTTCTTCCCGCAAATGAAGTTTATGCGTATCCCAATCCCGCAAAAGACGGGGTTTTAGTATTGAGGTTCAAAACCGGGTCTACGGATTTCAGTGGTGACGCAAAAATATATGCTATCACTGGCGAGCTTGAACGTATGATTTCAGTTAGTGATTTTATAAATGACTCCTCAAACCCCGGGGTGTATACTTATTCATGGGATCAAAAAAATACTTACGGTAGTAAAGTAGCTTCGGGTGTGTATATTTATCAACTAAAACTTATTGACAAAAAAAGCGGGCAGGAATCAAAAACCAAAGAAAAAGTTGCGGTGATTAGATGA
- a CDS encoding extracellular solute-binding protein yields MKKFLACCTVVFALLVSVFSCSSVVYAEDEVVLQFWHFWSDPVSKALVDDLLDKYEVLAPGVRVEVKTLTWDTGYQEIVQAFKDGNAPDVLELGSDMISEFAAEGALLDLTSNVTRLRNKYIAWEPGMYDGKVYAMPWVLDTRALFYNKRLMSNASLDQNTPPETWTDLLSMSKKVHNPFSGIYGMGVNGPNPNVLYKKVLAFMWSNKGDVLSPDGKLCVINSKENRDALAQYLNLITYGYVGTQSELDQLFIDDKVGFWISGSWLINRLKTEAPNVDYGVALVPKPEGEYGVHASFYGGEYLVVNNKTKNAKYAVALAKFITWEENTSMFCKTLGKFFPAKAVSIDALMFDKPRLGFWKQLMSAYSPPVNPKWNKIKDVIDREMGLAVTGKKNGNQALLDADTAISSILK; encoded by the coding sequence ATGAAAAAGTTTTTAGCTTGTTGTACGGTTGTATTCGCGTTGTTGGTTTCTGTGTTCAGTTGTAGTTCAGTAGTGTATGCTGAAGATGAGGTTGTGCTGCAGTTCTGGCATTTTTGGTCGGATCCCGTATCAAAAGCGTTGGTTGATGATTTACTTGATAAATATGAAGTCCTTGCTCCGGGTGTACGCGTGGAAGTTAAAACCTTAACCTGGGATACGGGCTACCAGGAAATTGTGCAGGCATTCAAAGATGGTAACGCTCCGGATGTACTCGAGCTCGGGTCGGATATGATCAGCGAATTCGCTGCAGAGGGTGCTCTTCTTGACCTTACCTCCAACGTTACGCGGTTACGGAATAAGTATATCGCGTGGGAGCCTGGAATGTATGACGGGAAAGTATATGCTATGCCGTGGGTACTCGATACCCGCGCGTTGTTTTATAATAAACGGTTAATGTCAAACGCAAGCCTGGATCAGAATACACCTCCGGAGACATGGACTGATCTCCTCTCGATGAGTAAAAAAGTGCATAATCCGTTCTCCGGGATTTATGGTATGGGTGTCAACGGGCCGAATCCGAATGTGTTATACAAAAAAGTGTTGGCGTTTATGTGGTCAAACAAAGGCGATGTGTTATCTCCCGATGGGAAACTGTGTGTTATTAACTCAAAAGAAAACCGGGATGCTTTAGCGCAGTATCTTAACCTTATCACCTATGGTTATGTCGGGACACAAAGCGAGCTTGACCAGTTATTTATTGATGATAAAGTTGGGTTCTGGATCTCAGGTTCATGGTTGATTAACCGGTTGAAGACGGAAGCGCCGAATGTTGACTACGGGGTGGCATTAGTGCCAAAGCCGGAAGGTGAGTACGGTGTACACGCATCATTCTACGGCGGGGAGTATCTCGTTGTGAATAATAAAACTAAGAACGCGAAGTATGCCGTGGCGTTAGCTAAGTTTATTACCTGGGAAGAAAATACGTCAATGTTCTGTAAAACGTTAGGGAAGTTTTTCCCGGCAAAGGCTGTGAGTATAGACGCGTTGATGTTTGATAAGCCAAGGTTGGGGTTCTGGAAACAGTTAATGTCCGCGTACTCACCCCCGGTGAATCCTAAATGGAACAAAATCAAGGATGTTATTGACCGTGAGATGGGCTTAGCTGTTACCGGTAAGAAAAACGGGAATCAGGCGCTCTTAGACGCGGATACCGCTATATCTTCAATACTAAAATAA